In one window of Paenarthrobacter nicotinovorans DNA:
- a CDS encoding Nif3-like dinuclear metal center hexameric protein encodes MEAVNTGISDADSVEDDETEHEETVGASGEPTLGQVLLAVEELWPESLAEDWDEVGLVVGRPTVPVTKVLFAVDPTLAVIDEAIEWGAGLLITHHPLLLKGVNSVAATSAKGLAVHRLIEAGTGLLTVHTNGDSAVGGVSDVLADAFGLENVAPLTQASNGLPEEGIGRVGDLPELETLGDFAARVFEMLPAVAGGVRVAGDKDGLVRRVAVCGGAGDSLFDAVRANHADVYVTADMRHHPASEAREGATNGRPYLIDVSHFASEWLWLPAAAEALGNVLADQGYDVDIRVSSTNSDPWDFILTPGGD; translated from the coding sequence ATGGAAGCAGTGAACACTGGCATTTCTGATGCGGATTCCGTCGAAGATGACGAAACAGAACACGAAGAAACAGTTGGGGCCAGCGGCGAACCTACCCTCGGCCAGGTGTTGTTGGCTGTTGAAGAACTCTGGCCCGAGTCCCTCGCCGAGGATTGGGACGAAGTCGGCCTGGTTGTCGGGCGCCCCACGGTCCCGGTGACCAAAGTCCTCTTTGCCGTGGATCCCACCCTGGCCGTTATCGATGAAGCCATCGAATGGGGTGCCGGGCTCCTTATTACCCATCACCCCCTGTTGCTCAAAGGGGTGAACTCCGTTGCCGCAACGTCGGCCAAGGGCCTCGCTGTCCACCGATTGATCGAAGCGGGCACTGGCCTGCTTACCGTGCACACGAATGGTGACTCAGCCGTTGGCGGAGTGTCGGACGTCCTGGCAGATGCCTTCGGTCTGGAGAACGTGGCGCCCCTGACCCAGGCATCCAACGGATTGCCGGAAGAAGGAATCGGCAGGGTGGGCGATCTTCCGGAGCTTGAAACCCTGGGCGACTTTGCGGCCCGTGTCTTTGAAATGCTGCCCGCCGTGGCGGGCGGGGTCCGGGTTGCCGGCGACAAAGACGGCCTGGTGCGGCGTGTTGCCGTCTGCGGCGGCGCCGGGGACAGTTTGTTCGACGCCGTCCGGGCCAACCATGCCGATGTGTACGTCACAGCGGACATGCGGCATCATCCGGCCTCCGAAGCGCGTGAGGGGGCCACCAACGGGCGGCCGTACCTGATTGACGTATCGCACTTTGCGAGTGAATGGCTGTGGCTTCCAGCCGCCGCAGAAGCGTTGGGCAACGTGCTCGCTGACCAGGGCTACGACGTCGATATCCGCGTCAGCAGTACCAACAGTGACCCTTGGGACTTCATACTGACTCCCGGCGGCGACTAG
- the def gene encoding peptide deformylase, producing MTVLPVTIWGEPVLHRRASEVEIFDDELRTLIADMFETNDAANGVGLAAPQVGVGKRIFVYKYENDDDVPPQGVVVNPVLTLSKVSGALPDPDEDVEGCLSFPGEYYPLQRADWTRVQGFDGDGNPVEFEATGWFARILQHEYDHLDGKLYVNRLVDRYARKAMKQAKKNGWGKPGLTWMPGVDPDPFGH from the coding sequence ATGACCGTCCTGCCAGTCACTATCTGGGGCGAACCTGTTTTGCACCGCCGGGCCAGCGAAGTCGAAATTTTCGACGACGAACTGCGCACCCTGATCGCTGACATGTTCGAGACGAACGATGCCGCCAACGGTGTGGGCCTCGCCGCCCCTCAGGTCGGCGTTGGCAAACGCATTTTCGTCTACAAGTACGAGAACGACGACGACGTCCCGCCCCAAGGCGTCGTAGTGAACCCGGTCCTTACGCTTTCCAAAGTTTCCGGTGCCCTTCCGGATCCTGACGAGGACGTTGAAGGCTGCTTGTCCTTCCCTGGCGAGTACTACCCTTTGCAACGTGCTGATTGGACCCGGGTCCAGGGATTTGATGGCGACGGCAACCCCGTGGAATTTGAAGCGACCGGTTGGTTCGCCCGGATTCTTCAACATGAATACGATCACTTGGACGGCAAGCTCTACGTCAACCGCCTGGTGGACCGCTATGCCAGGAAAGCGATGAAGCAGGCCAAGAAGAACGGTTGGGGCAAGCCCGGCCTGACCTGGATGCCCGGCGTCGATCCCGATCCCTTCGGACACTAG
- a CDS encoding zinc ribbon domain-containing protein, with amino-acid sequence MAKAAPAEQLKLLELQGLDAKLKSLAGRRKVLENDPRITDLTDALSVANGELGAAKIAVHDAEAELRRAEADVEQVASRIERDETRLNSGTGLSKDLVALQNDIASLNKRRSDLEDVELEILERLDTLRERQAAQQAIVDDIQGSFGSIRSELDEAIAEIAAEETVVRGQRAVFAEALDPGMLAVYEKTIAKRGVGAARLFHGKSEGSGMMLSPGDLAEVKAAAEDDIVFCPDSGVILVRSAEWN; translated from the coding sequence GTGGCGAAAGCAGCACCGGCAGAACAATTGAAATTGCTTGAACTGCAGGGGCTGGATGCCAAGCTCAAGTCGTTGGCGGGCCGCCGGAAGGTGCTGGAAAACGATCCCCGCATTACTGACCTGACGGACGCCCTCAGTGTGGCCAACGGTGAACTCGGGGCGGCCAAAATCGCTGTCCATGACGCCGAAGCCGAACTGCGCCGCGCGGAAGCCGACGTCGAACAGGTTGCGTCCCGCATCGAGCGCGATGAAACCCGGCTGAACAGCGGAACCGGGTTGTCCAAGGACCTGGTGGCGCTGCAGAACGACATCGCCTCGCTGAACAAGCGCCGTTCGGACCTTGAAGACGTTGAGCTTGAGATCCTGGAGCGCCTGGACACCCTGCGTGAACGCCAGGCTGCCCAGCAAGCCATTGTTGACGACATCCAGGGTTCGTTCGGCAGCATCCGCTCTGAACTGGACGAAGCGATCGCGGAGATCGCGGCCGAGGAGACAGTGGTTCGCGGGCAACGGGCTGTATTCGCCGAGGCGCTGGACCCGGGGATGCTCGCGGTGTACGAAAAGACCATCGCCAAGCGTGGAGTCGGTGCTGCCCGGCTGTTCCACGGAAAGTCCGAAGGCTCGGGGATGATGCTCAGCCCAGGTGACCTTGCCGAGGTCAAAGCCGCAGCGGAGGACGACATCGTTTTCTGCCCGGACTCCGGCGTCATCCTGGTCCGTTCAGCGGAGTGGAACTGA
- a CDS encoding DNA alkylation repair protein — MSTTELVESIRLKLRSEADPERARGAQAYMKSEMPSYGVTVPAVRRIVKAAAKAFPPTSPEELRSAALTLWREAEAREERYAAIDLTGLRMVKEDLLMLPVYEEIIRTGAWWDLVDGVSHRICALLLAHRDTMTPVLLRWAEDGDMWIRRAAITSQLGAKSATDRVLLAQAITANLADKEFFVRKAIGWALREFSKTDADWVRGFVQENAQALSPLSAREATRLLK; from the coding sequence ATGTCCACTACTGAACTCGTTGAGTCCATTCGCTTAAAGCTGCGTTCCGAGGCCGACCCGGAGCGCGCACGTGGCGCACAGGCGTACATGAAGTCAGAAATGCCCTCATACGGCGTCACAGTGCCTGCGGTGCGCAGAATTGTAAAGGCGGCTGCCAAGGCATTCCCACCGACGTCACCGGAAGAATTGCGCAGTGCTGCCCTGACACTGTGGCGGGAGGCAGAGGCACGTGAGGAGCGCTACGCTGCCATTGACCTCACCGGCTTGCGGATGGTCAAGGAGGATCTGCTCATGCTGCCCGTGTACGAAGAAATCATCCGGACGGGTGCCTGGTGGGACCTCGTTGATGGCGTATCGCACCGGATCTGCGCCCTGCTGTTGGCCCATCGGGACACCATGACCCCGGTGCTGCTTCGGTGGGCCGAAGACGGAGACATGTGGATCCGCAGAGCAGCCATCACTTCCCAGCTCGGTGCGAAATCAGCTACTGACCGGGTCCTGCTGGCACAAGCCATCACGGCAAACCTGGCGGACAAAGAATTCTTCGTTCGCAAGGCCATCGGCTGGGCACTACGGGAGTTCAGCAAGACCGATGCGGACTGGGTCCGTGGATTCGTCCAGGAGAACGCGCAAGCCCTGAGCCCCTTGTCCGCCAGGGAGGCCACTCGGCTGCTCAAATGA
- a CDS encoding glyceraldehyde-3-phosphate dehydrogenase, with product MGREALAEAMIPVIGRLYRENNVVTSIHGRSLINKSTMNILKAHRFARRMSNHELLLEETAPLLNALSELELGAAAIDIARLTEKYRAEGNGASLDEYLRSELAEIVGKRGADDRTSTDVVLYGFGRIGRLLARILIEKAGGGHGLRLRAIVVRKGADNDLVKRASLLRRDSVHGSFEGTIRVDEEANTITANGVQVQVIYSDNPATIDYTEYGIKDALVVDNTGRWRDADGLSQHLQSKGVARVLLTAPGKGDLKNIVHGINHRDISDDDKIVTAASCTTNAITPVLKAINDKFGIIHGHVETVHSFTNDQNLIDNFHKGDRRGRSAALNMVITETGAAKAVAKALPELQGKLTGNAIRVPTPDVSMAILNLNLEKGTTRDEVNDFLREMSLHSDLRKQIDYIDSPDVVSTDFVGSRRAGIVDGLATISNDKNLVLYVWYDNEFGYSCQVVRVMEEMAGVNPPSFPARDVIAPIAVLETAGA from the coding sequence ATGGGCCGGGAGGCTCTCGCCGAGGCCATGATTCCGGTGATCGGCCGGTTGTACCGGGAAAACAACGTGGTCACCAGCATCCACGGCCGGAGCTTGATCAACAAGTCCACCATGAACATCCTCAAGGCCCACCGCTTTGCACGCCGGATGAGCAACCACGAGCTCCTGCTCGAGGAGACGGCACCCCTGCTGAACGCCCTTTCCGAGCTGGAGCTCGGCGCAGCAGCCATTGATATTGCACGTTTGACCGAAAAGTACCGGGCAGAAGGCAATGGCGCCTCCCTGGACGAGTACTTGCGCTCCGAGCTCGCCGAGATCGTTGGCAAGCGCGGCGCTGACGACCGCACCAGCACCGACGTCGTTCTTTACGGTTTCGGGCGTATCGGCCGTCTGCTGGCCCGCATCCTGATCGAAAAGGCCGGTGGCGGCCACGGCCTGCGCTTGCGCGCCATCGTGGTCCGCAAGGGCGCCGACAACGACCTCGTGAAGCGCGCGAGCCTGCTGCGTCGCGACTCCGTTCACGGTTCCTTCGAAGGCACCATCCGTGTGGATGAGGAAGCCAACACCATCACCGCCAACGGCGTCCAGGTACAGGTCATCTACTCGGACAACCCCGCAACTATTGATTACACCGAGTACGGAATCAAGGACGCCCTGGTGGTCGACAACACCGGACGCTGGCGCGACGCCGATGGCCTCTCCCAGCACCTGCAGAGCAAGGGCGTTGCCCGCGTCCTGCTGACGGCGCCGGGCAAGGGTGACCTCAAGAATATTGTTCACGGCATCAACCACCGCGACATCAGTGACGACGACAAGATCGTCACCGCCGCATCCTGCACCACGAACGCCATCACTCCGGTGCTGAAGGCCATCAACGACAAGTTCGGCATCATTCACGGCCACGTCGAGACTGTCCACTCGTTTACCAACGACCAGAACCTGATCGACAACTTCCACAAGGGTGACCGCCGCGGACGCTCCGCTGCGCTGAATATGGTGATCACGGAGACCGGTGCCGCCAAGGCAGTGGCCAAGGCCCTTCCCGAACTGCAGGGAAAGCTGACAGGCAACGCCATCCGTGTACCCACCCCGGACGTCTCCATGGCCATCCTGAACCTCAACCTGGAGAAGGGCACCACGCGCGACGAGGTCAACGACTTCCTGCGTGAAATGTCGCTGCATTCCGATCTCCGCAAGCAGATCGATTACATCGATTCTCCCGATGTAGTCTCGACGGACTTCGTCGGCTCCCGTCGGGCCGGCATCGTCGATGGCCTCGCCACGATCTCCAACGACAAGAACCTCGTGCTGTACGTCTGGTACGACAACGAGTTCGGCTACTCCTGCCAGGTTGTCCGTGTGATGGAAGAAATGGCCGGCGTGAACCCGCCGTCGTTCCCGGCCCGGGATGTCATCGCTCCCATTGCCGTACTCGAAACGGCCGGCGCCTAG
- a CDS encoding SRPBCC family protein: MSGQASEAVASATIDAPLEKVWDALTDPALIRQYFLGTNVTTSWRVGEPITYEGEYNGKTYEDKGTILVFDPPVRLKTTHFSPASGLADIPENHHTVEYLLAGTPDGTTVTITQGNNSSEEEVASSTATWQLVLGNLKEFLESTP; the protein is encoded by the coding sequence ATGAGCGGACAAGCTTCAGAGGCCGTTGCGTCTGCCACAATCGACGCGCCGCTGGAAAAGGTGTGGGACGCCCTGACTGATCCGGCCCTCATCAGGCAGTACTTCCTGGGGACCAACGTCACTACGTCCTGGCGCGTGGGCGAGCCGATTACCTACGAAGGCGAGTACAACGGCAAAACCTACGAAGACAAAGGAACCATCCTGGTCTTCGACCCTCCTGTCAGGCTCAAGACTACGCACTTCAGTCCCGCCTCCGGACTTGCCGATATACCGGAAAACCACCACACCGTTGAGTACCTCCTGGCGGGAACACCGGATGGAACCACCGTGACCATCACCCAGGGGAACAACTCAAGCGAAGAAGAAGTGGCGTCTTCCACCGCCACCTGGCAACTGGTGCTGGGAAACCTCAAGGAGTTCCTGGAGTCGACCCCCTGA
- a CDS encoding single-stranded DNA-binding protein, with protein MNDMITVRGFVASDVKSSTTTRGTATASFRLGTTERRYDRASNTWVDGNTNWYTVQSFRYLAGHVGCSIKKGQRVLVVGKLRLRQWEHEGRVYHVAEIDAESVGHDLMWGSANFTRMNGASAPVDSGPSVDDSGNPANRSDWEGEDEEQSPPEEETVPLGLDGTGGVSSLLVNTTTGELVGAGA; from the coding sequence ATGAATGACATGATCACCGTCAGGGGCTTTGTGGCCTCGGACGTGAAAAGTTCCACGACTACCCGTGGTACCGCTACTGCGTCGTTCCGCCTCGGAACCACAGAGCGCCGATACGACCGCGCGAGCAACACCTGGGTGGACGGCAACACCAACTGGTACACAGTGCAGTCGTTCCGTTACCTTGCCGGCCACGTGGGCTGCAGCATCAAGAAAGGCCAGCGGGTCTTGGTCGTCGGCAAGCTGCGGCTACGGCAATGGGAGCACGAGGGCCGCGTCTACCATGTGGCCGAGATCGATGCCGAATCTGTTGGCCACGACCTCATGTGGGGCTCTGCCAACTTCACCCGGATGAACGGAGCCTCGGCACCTGTAGATTCGGGTCCCTCCGTGGATGACTCCGGCAATCCCGCGAATCGCAGCGACTGGGAGGGCGAAGACGAGGAGCAGTCTCCCCCGGAGGAAGAAACTGTACCCTTAGGGCTTGACGGTACGGGTGGGGTCAGTTCCCTGTTGGTCAACACAACAACCGGCGAACTGGTGGGTGCCGGCGCTTGA
- a CDS encoding HNH endonuclease family protein has translation MSITWSAYKRARRRSRQAWAVLALAAATIVAGLSWFFTVGQFEAAQPPQSGPSEAPVYNPEWMKPVRGAAAVMPEKASEALDQLPVKGRAPKTDYDRAAFGQAWADADRNGCDTRNDILRRDLSAVKFMDGSSCKVASGTLNEPYTGRQISFTRGQDTSSAVQIDHVVALADAWQKGAQQLTIQQRQTLANDPLNLIAADGPANVKKGAGDAATWLPANKNFRCHYVARQISVKTAYRLWVTQAEKDAMKSVLSSCPDQQTIYNAR, from the coding sequence TTGAGCATCACCTGGTCCGCCTATAAACGCGCCCGCCGCCGTTCCCGTCAAGCGTGGGCGGTTCTGGCACTGGCTGCCGCTACCATTGTCGCCGGGCTGTCCTGGTTCTTCACCGTGGGCCAGTTTGAAGCAGCTCAACCTCCGCAGTCCGGCCCCAGCGAAGCCCCGGTTTACAACCCCGAATGGATGAAGCCTGTGCGCGGCGCGGCGGCGGTCATGCCCGAAAAGGCCTCCGAGGCCCTGGACCAGTTGCCGGTCAAAGGGCGGGCGCCGAAAACGGACTATGACAGGGCCGCCTTTGGACAAGCGTGGGCCGATGCGGACCGGAACGGTTGCGATACCCGCAACGACATCCTCCGGCGCGACCTGAGTGCAGTCAAGTTCATGGACGGCTCCTCCTGCAAGGTGGCCTCCGGAACGTTGAACGAACCCTACACGGGAAGGCAAATATCCTTCACAAGGGGCCAGGACACCAGCTCCGCCGTGCAAATCGACCATGTGGTGGCGCTGGCCGACGCGTGGCAAAAAGGCGCCCAGCAGCTGACCATCCAGCAGAGGCAGACCCTCGCCAACGACCCGCTGAATTTGATTGCGGCGGATGGTCCGGCAAACGTCAAGAAAGGCGCCGGCGACGCCGCGACGTGGCTGCCGGCCAACAAGAACTTCCGCTGCCACTACGTTGCCCGGCAGATCTCGGTGAAGACGGCCTACCGGTTGTGGGTCACCCAAGCGGAGAAAGACGCCATGAAGAGCGTTCTATCCTCCTGCCCGGATCAGCAGACGATCTACAACGCCAGGTGA
- the mptB gene encoding polyprenol phosphomannose-dependent alpha 1,6 mannosyltransferase MptB, with protein MTVPVPAAQKAGTAAPTADAAASEVDNARSPLIAGFIGSMFMVFGSLGVGWLAPVSELRRLPLFIWMRTEGAGVALSIVLLAIGGMLLVRAWLRLGQRVRVWGLEARKATLQAVVAWGLPMMFTVPLFSRDVYAYIGQGRLMVEGMNPYKNGISALPNYFQLGADKMWTEAPVPYGQLFLWIEQFVVWVTNVQPEASIMLFRMVALVGIVLCIIYVPKLAELHGVNPHRALWLTAANPLFLTNFIASVHNDALMIGLALAGLYYCATRRVILGIVLVTLSISVKPITIVFLPFIGLLWAGKGASWQRKSLYWFLTAGISFGLLYALSLVNGFGFGWINGLSAPGSIWIWYAPVGLIGLVVASIFNVFGLDGWGMAKWVYDAGKVLMVGAVAWQIFRGDYDRLMRRLTLAFAAIVILAPMIQSWYVVWLIPLFAVTGIRNDWQVKAVYFIVSFFMVYAISDQLDVFPYLQSEDLGLALTLARNAAAIIALLFAVYLIFVDPKTKSLFRKRDEPGLRPII; from the coding sequence ATGACGGTGCCCGTACCCGCCGCCCAGAAGGCAGGGACAGCAGCGCCGACGGCGGATGCTGCAGCCAGCGAGGTAGATAACGCACGTTCGCCGCTGATTGCCGGGTTCATCGGTTCGATGTTCATGGTGTTCGGTTCCTTGGGCGTTGGTTGGCTGGCTCCGGTATCCGAACTCAGGCGGCTGCCGCTTTTTATTTGGATGCGTACCGAAGGCGCGGGCGTCGCTCTCTCCATCGTTCTGCTCGCCATTGGTGGAATGCTGCTGGTCCGGGCCTGGCTGCGTCTGGGCCAACGGGTCCGGGTGTGGGGGCTGGAAGCGCGCAAGGCCACGCTCCAGGCCGTTGTGGCGTGGGGACTGCCCATGATGTTCACGGTTCCGCTTTTCAGCAGGGACGTGTACGCCTACATCGGCCAGGGGCGTCTGATGGTGGAAGGCATGAATCCGTACAAGAACGGGATCTCGGCCCTCCCTAATTATTTCCAACTGGGTGCCGACAAGATGTGGACGGAAGCGCCGGTCCCTTATGGGCAGCTGTTCTTGTGGATCGAACAGTTCGTGGTGTGGGTGACCAATGTCCAGCCCGAAGCCAGCATCATGCTTTTCCGGATGGTGGCTTTGGTGGGCATCGTGCTCTGCATCATCTACGTACCTAAGCTGGCTGAACTCCACGGTGTTAATCCGCATCGGGCACTGTGGCTGACAGCGGCGAATCCGCTATTCCTGACCAACTTCATTGCCAGCGTCCACAACGACGCCCTGATGATCGGTCTCGCGCTGGCAGGTCTCTACTACTGCGCTACGCGTCGTGTGATTCTTGGCATCGTGCTGGTCACGCTCTCGATTTCGGTCAAACCGATAACCATTGTTTTCCTGCCGTTTATTGGACTCTTGTGGGCCGGCAAGGGCGCCTCCTGGCAGCGGAAATCCCTGTACTGGTTCCTGACGGCCGGCATCAGCTTCGGGCTGCTGTACGCCCTCAGCCTGGTCAACGGTTTCGGATTCGGCTGGATCAACGGTCTTTCCGCTCCTGGCAGCATCTGGATCTGGTACGCCCCAGTGGGGCTGATCGGCTTGGTTGTGGCCTCTATTTTCAATGTCTTCGGCCTGGACGGTTGGGGCATGGCGAAATGGGTTTACGACGCCGGCAAGGTCCTGATGGTTGGAGCCGTCGCCTGGCAGATCTTCCGCGGCGACTACGACCGCTTAATGCGTCGACTCACGCTGGCGTTTGCAGCCATCGTTATCCTGGCACCCATGATCCAGTCCTGGTACGTGGTGTGGTTGATACCGCTCTTTGCCGTTACGGGTATCCGCAACGACTGGCAGGTCAAGGCCGTCTACTTTATCGTGTCGTTCTTCATGGTCTACGCCATCTCCGACCAATTGGACGTCTTCCCCTACCTGCAAAGCGAAGACCTGGGCCTGGCGCTCACGCTGGCCAGGAATGCGGCGGCCATCATTGCGCTCCTCTTTGCCGTCTACCTGATCTTTGTTGACCCGAAGACCAAGAGCCTGTTCCGCAAGCGCGACGAGCCGGGGCTGCGCCCCATCATTTGA
- a CDS encoding acyltransferase domain-containing protein, producing the protein MDTSTHAELFKLLDISAEDAPECARLLATPPAADVVRALDALKGRLGAFPLHSITAEGASEATWIEALLRFAPSVHDFHAGLGIGVDVSAASLADVGLQMRINRRVHGRFGLDTWSWLTLHMAGNLFRLGRLQFHLVPDEGYASGWVLGVHIPEDGGLSPALVDESFAEARDFFARHFPDKPVAVATCDSWMLDPYLAKQLPESNIASFARRFTVDRCTDAATDAVYFTFRQRGMHDLEKLPRETSLQRVVLERIDDGGTWQLGHGHLAL; encoded by the coding sequence ATGGACACCAGCACGCACGCCGAGCTGTTCAAACTCCTGGACATCAGCGCCGAGGACGCTCCGGAGTGCGCCCGTCTGTTGGCCACTCCCCCGGCCGCGGACGTCGTCCGCGCGTTGGACGCCTTGAAGGGCAGGCTGGGAGCTTTTCCGCTGCACAGCATCACGGCAGAGGGTGCATCGGAAGCGACCTGGATAGAAGCACTGCTTCGCTTCGCCCCGTCGGTCCACGACTTTCATGCCGGCCTGGGAATCGGCGTGGACGTCTCCGCTGCGTCCCTGGCAGACGTCGGACTGCAAATGCGGATCAACCGCCGGGTCCATGGGCGTTTCGGGCTCGACACCTGGTCCTGGCTGACGCTGCACATGGCCGGCAATCTTTTCAGGCTCGGCAGGCTGCAGTTCCATCTGGTGCCTGATGAGGGTTACGCCTCGGGCTGGGTGCTGGGTGTGCATATCCCCGAAGACGGCGGGCTCTCCCCCGCTTTGGTGGACGAGAGTTTCGCAGAGGCCCGGGACTTCTTCGCACGCCATTTTCCTGACAAGCCGGTGGCAGTGGCCACCTGTGACTCGTGGATGCTCGATCCCTATCTGGCAAAGCAGCTGCCAGAGAGCAATATCGCCTCATTTGCCCGCCGCTTTACCGTGGACCGCTGCACGGACGCAGCCACGGATGCCGTGTACTTCACCTTCCGGCAGCGCGGCATGCACGACCTGGAGAAGCTCCCGCGGGAAACGTCACTTCAGCGCGTAGTTCTGGAGAGAATCGACGACGGCGGCACTTGGCAACTCGGGCATGGTCACCTGGCGTTGTAG
- a CDS encoding YaaA family protein, with amino-acid sequence MLILLPPSEGKTPALKGPAIEWESLSFPELNPYRAKVLEALGTVSAHEDALALLGVGASLRDDVERNTRLHAEPAAPAHQVYSGVLYDALGFKSMTPAQRRKATESILVVSALWGAIGFGDHVPAYRLSMGTALPDVGRLASYWKPQLNAALAQRVDGELLVDCRSSTYAAAWAPPAAQTVNVNVFNEANGKRTVVSHFAKHTRGELARHLLTRRGKAPETPDQLLKAASEIRTAELVEGTARKPHALNIILSN; translated from the coding sequence GTGCTGATTCTCCTGCCGCCCTCAGAAGGCAAAACCCCCGCCCTCAAAGGACCTGCCATCGAATGGGAGTCGCTGAGCTTCCCGGAACTGAACCCGTACCGGGCCAAGGTCCTTGAAGCTCTGGGGACAGTGAGCGCGCACGAGGACGCCCTGGCGTTACTGGGCGTCGGCGCCTCGCTGCGGGACGACGTCGAACGTAATACCCGGCTGCACGCCGAACCGGCGGCTCCCGCGCACCAGGTCTACTCAGGGGTCTTGTACGACGCCCTCGGCTTCAAGAGCATGACGCCGGCCCAGCGCCGCAAGGCGACGGAGTCCATCCTGGTTGTTTCCGCTTTGTGGGGAGCCATTGGCTTTGGTGACCACGTGCCCGCCTACCGTCTGTCGATGGGAACCGCACTGCCCGACGTCGGACGCCTCGCCTCCTATTGGAAGCCGCAGCTGAACGCCGCCCTCGCCCAGCGGGTCGACGGCGAACTGCTGGTGGACTGCCGCTCCAGCACCTACGCCGCAGCGTGGGCTCCCCCGGCCGCACAGACGGTGAACGTCAATGTGTTCAACGAGGCGAACGGCAAGCGCACCGTGGTGAGCCACTTCGCCAAGCACACCAGGGGTGAGTTGGCACGGCATCTGCTGACCAGGCGCGGCAAGGCTCCGGAAACTCCGGATCAGCTCCTGAAGGCCGCCAGCGAAATCCGGACCGCCGAACTGGTTGAGGGCACCGCCCGGAAGCCACACGCCCTGAACATCATTCTGTCCAACTAA
- a CDS encoding DUF6993 domain-containing protein, with the protein MAATTSTVESTLKNLVAGNPKPDREALRAALVSAGIPQENIEVSVSRTPTGLDVDAMEAATLAGKSCVMGQIRDGGVVVTVLPVLSTGKCFVGDAR; encoded by the coding sequence GTGGCTGCAACGACATCAACCGTCGAGTCCACGCTTAAGAACCTTGTGGCCGGGAATCCCAAACCGGACAGGGAGGCGCTGCGTGCCGCATTGGTATCTGCAGGAATTCCCCAGGAGAATATCGAGGTATCAGTCAGCCGCACACCCACCGGCCTTGATGTTGACGCCATGGAAGCGGCCACCCTGGCCGGGAAATCCTGCGTTATGGGGCAGATACGCGATGGCGGCGTTGTGGTCACGGTGTTGCCCGTGCTCTCAACCGGAAAATGCTTCGTAGGAGACGCCCGCTAG
- the orn gene encoding oligoribonuclease, with protein sequence MTGLDLKNDALIEVAALVTDSELNILGDGVDVVIKPDDAALEQMNDFVRDMHTRSKLLDELPHGKTMAEAEAQVLEYIEKWVPDPRKAPLGGNSVGTDRMFLARDMPNIVEHLHYRVIDVSTIKELSRRWFPRAYFQSPAKHGGHRALGDIKDSIDELRYYREAVFVAAPGPDTATAQRISKDIMASAETLGSSNPV encoded by the coding sequence ATGACCGGCCTGGACCTCAAGAACGACGCCCTGATCGAGGTTGCCGCCCTGGTGACGGATTCCGAGCTCAACATCCTTGGCGACGGCGTGGACGTCGTGATCAAGCCGGATGATGCCGCACTGGAACAAATGAATGACTTTGTGCGGGATATGCATACCCGCTCCAAGCTCCTTGATGAGCTCCCGCACGGAAAGACCATGGCTGAGGCCGAAGCCCAGGTTCTGGAGTACATCGAGAAGTGGGTCCCGGATCCCCGCAAGGCCCCCTTGGGTGGAAACTCCGTGGGAACGGACCGGATGTTCCTGGCCCGGGACATGCCGAACATTGTTGAGCACCTCCACTACCGAGTTATTGATGTCAGCACCATCAAGGAACTCTCCCGGCGTTGGTTCCCGCGCGCCTACTTCCAGTCGCCCGCAAAACACGGTGGGCACCGCGCGTTGGGTGACATCAAGGACTCCATCGACGAACTCCGCTACTACCGCGAGGCAGTGTTCGTCGCCGCTCCGGGGCCCGATACCGCAACGGCGCAGCGCATTTCCAAGGACATCATGGCCAGCGCCGAAACCCTGGGATCCAGCAATCCGGTGTGA